A single genomic interval of Halalkalibaculum roseum harbors:
- the sufD gene encoding Fe-S cluster assembly protein SufD — translation MAKIKHQTNEFLPELLKFQGSLNGKSKLLDDLRLKGAEEVKNTPFPKPKDEDWRFISLKELYKDSYVLARNLKVDVPDISEYFIPESSEARLVFINGLFSKKHSSVKGLPEGVIIGNLADLAANNNPLIKKHLNQYADFQGDVFTSFNNAFLQDGAFIYVPKDLQVDTPVQLLNIQTDAEETYFTTSRCLVVADERSEITIVEEHVGLGDNKYFNLPVVEVNLERESHVKHTKIQRDSKQSIHIARTGAHVKQHANYESYTITLGAKLSRNEPRITQLEEEVEFTVDGLVLIDGDQVSDTHSVMDHRFSHCESHQLHKCVINGNAHSVFNGKIFVRKDAQKIDSFQENRNLLLSRKGLVNTKPQLEIFADDVVCTHGATVGQLEEDEVFYLKSRGLSEKQAKELLVYAFALETIENITVDSVQKLLVDELHGFTNRELDYELIAK, via the coding sequence ATGGCTAAGATTAAGCATCAGACAAACGAATTTTTACCTGAACTGTTAAAATTTCAGGGTTCCCTGAACGGAAAATCTAAACTTTTGGATGATCTGCGTTTAAAGGGGGCAGAAGAAGTTAAGAATACGCCATTTCCAAAACCCAAAGATGAGGATTGGCGCTTCATCAGCTTAAAAGAGTTATATAAGGATAGCTACGTTCTCGCACGAAATCTCAAGGTTGATGTCCCGGATATCAGTGAGTATTTCATTCCAGAGAGCAGTGAAGCGAGATTGGTCTTCATTAACGGTCTCTTTTCCAAAAAGCACTCTTCCGTAAAAGGCCTGCCTGAAGGGGTCATCATCGGGAATCTTGCTGACCTGGCAGCCAATAATAATCCCCTAATAAAGAAACATCTCAACCAGTATGCAGATTTTCAGGGAGATGTGTTTACTTCTTTCAACAATGCTTTTCTGCAGGACGGCGCATTTATCTACGTGCCCAAAGATCTTCAAGTAGATACACCCGTGCAGCTGCTCAATATTCAAACAGATGCAGAAGAGACCTATTTTACCACCTCTCGATGTTTGGTAGTTGCTGATGAACGATCGGAAATAACTATAGTAGAAGAACATGTGGGTCTGGGCGATAACAAGTATTTCAATCTGCCCGTAGTGGAAGTAAATCTTGAAAGAGAGTCCCACGTAAAGCACACTAAAATTCAGCGTGACAGTAAGCAATCCATTCACATTGCGCGAACCGGGGCTCATGTTAAACAGCACGCTAATTACGAATCATATACCATAACCCTGGGAGCTAAACTATCGCGAAACGAACCGCGAATTACCCAGCTAGAAGAAGAGGTAGAATTCACTGTTGACGGTCTGGTACTCATTGACGGGGATCAAGTTTCTGATACACACTCTGTGATGGATCACAGATTTTCTCACTGTGAAAGCCACCAGCTTCACAAATGTGTGATAAACGGAAATGCGCACTCCGTGTTTAACGGTAAGATTTTTGTGCGTAAAGATGCTCAAAAGATTGACTCATTCCAGGAAAATCGAAACCTGCTTCTTTCTCGTAAAGGACTGGTAAATACCAAGCCGCAGCTTGAAATTTTTGCAGATGATGTGGTTTGTACCCATGGCGCAACAGTCGGTCAGTTAGAAGAAGACGAGGTCTTTTATCTTAAAAGTCGAGGGTTGAGTGAGAAACAGGCGAAAGAACTATTAGTTTATGCTTTTGCTCTGGAAACCATCGAGAACATTACGGTGGATTCCGTGCAAAAACTTCTAGTCGATGAGCTGCATGGGTTTACCAATCGAGAATTAGATTACGAGCTTATAGCTAAATAA
- the sufC gene encoding Fe-S cluster assembly ATPase SufC, protein MLEIKDLHVVVEEDGTEILKGVNLTINKGEIHAIMGPNGSGKSTLSKVVAGHPAYEVTSGDILFEDESILELDPEERAHLGIFLAFQYPVEVPGVTNKTLLRQAYNTIAKEQGREELDPLEFEDYVEDRLEIVEMKKEFLDRSVNAGFSGGEKKRNEIFQMAVLNPKLSFLDETDSGLDIDALKVVAKGINHLADEDKAVCLVTHYQRILDYIVPDHVHVMLDGKIVKSGDKELAVKLEDKGYDWLTDLASVSVNGESN, encoded by the coding sequence GTGCTAGAGATCAAAGACTTACATGTTGTCGTTGAAGAGGATGGAACTGAAATCCTAAAAGGCGTCAACCTTACAATCAATAAAGGTGAGATCCATGCTATTATGGGTCCGAATGGAAGCGGAAAGTCAACACTTTCAAAAGTGGTTGCCGGTCACCCCGCATATGAAGTCACTTCAGGAGATATCTTGTTTGAAGATGAGAGCATCCTGGAGCTGGATCCTGAAGAACGTGCCCATTTGGGAATCTTTCTTGCCTTTCAATATCCCGTAGAAGTACCCGGGGTAACCAACAAAACGTTACTTCGACAGGCCTACAATACAATAGCCAAGGAACAGGGCAGGGAAGAACTTGATCCGCTAGAATTTGAAGATTATGTGGAAGATCGTCTCGAAATAGTTGAGATGAAAAAAGAGTTTCTTGACAGAAGTGTAAATGCCGGTTTCTCTGGCGGTGAAAAGAAACGCAATGAAATTTTTCAGATGGCAGTTCTGAATCCCAAGCTTTCATTTCTGGACGAAACTGACTCAGGTCTTGATATTGACGCTTTAAAAGTAGTTGCAAAAGGTATCAATCACCTTGCGGATGAAGATAAAGCAGTATGCCTGGTTACGCACTATCAGCGTATACTTGACTATATCGTGCCCGATCATGTTCACGTCATGCTAGACGGTAAAATTGTAAAGTCTGGCGACAAAGAACTGGCAGTCAAGCTCGAAGATAAAGGGTATGATTGGCTAACCGACCTGGCATCTGTATCAGTTAACGGAGAATCAAATTAA
- the sufB gene encoding Fe-S cluster assembly protein SufB has translation MSETQAMESMIGGEYKYGFTTDIEYEDFPKGINEDVIREISRRKNEPEWVLKFRLEAYEKWLELEEPDWANIEYPKPDFQDIQYYSATKKKNDKKPESLDDIDPQIKETYDKLGIPLEEQKMLSGVAVDAVFDSESIFTTFKEKLAEEGVIFCSISEAIQDHPELVKKYLGSVVPKGDNFYAALNSAVFSDGSFCYVPKDTICPMELSTYFRINNMQSGQFERTLIICEDNSQVSYLEGCTAPMFSKTQMHAAVVELVALENAEIKYSTIQNWYSGDDEGNGGIYNFVTKRGHCRGDNSKISWTQVETGSAITWKYPSVILAGDNSIGEFFSVAVTNKRQQADTGTKMIHVGKNTKSTIISKGISAGESNNSYRGLVKISPRAENAQNYSVCDSMLIGQTCGAHTFPYIESANPTAKVEHEATTSRIGEDQIFYLQQRGMDEDDAISMVVNGFAKEVLKELPMEFAVEADKLLGIKLEGSVG, from the coding sequence ATGAGTGAAACGCAAGCAATGGAGTCTATGATTGGAGGTGAATACAAGTATGGATTCACCACCGATATAGAGTATGAAGACTTTCCAAAAGGAATAAACGAAGACGTTATTCGCGAGATTTCCCGCCGAAAGAATGAACCGGAATGGGTTTTGAAATTTCGTCTGGAGGCCTATGAAAAATGGCTGGAGCTTGAAGAGCCGGACTGGGCAAATATTGAATACCCGAAACCCGATTTTCAGGATATTCAATACTATTCTGCAACCAAAAAGAAGAACGATAAAAAACCGGAAAGTCTGGATGACATTGATCCACAAATAAAAGAAACGTATGACAAGCTCGGTATTCCGTTGGAAGAGCAGAAGATGCTCTCCGGTGTTGCTGTTGATGCTGTATTCGATAGTGAGTCAATATTTACTACTTTCAAGGAAAAACTGGCAGAAGAGGGTGTTATATTTTGCTCCATTTCTGAGGCTATTCAAGATCATCCCGAGCTGGTAAAGAAATATCTTGGATCAGTTGTTCCAAAAGGGGATAATTTCTATGCCGCACTCAATAGCGCAGTATTCTCTGACGGTTCTTTTTGCTACGTACCGAAAGATACGATTTGCCCCATGGAACTCTCTACCTATTTCCGTATCAACAATATGCAGAGCGGCCAGTTCGAGAGGACATTGATCATATGTGAAGACAACAGTCAGGTGAGCTATCTCGAAGGTTGTACCGCACCGATGTTTTCAAAAACCCAGATGCATGCTGCAGTTGTTGAACTGGTAGCTCTTGAAAATGCGGAAATCAAGTATTCCACTATACAGAACTGGTATTCCGGTGATGATGAGGGAAATGGCGGTATCTATAACTTTGTGACGAAACGCGGACATTGTCGGGGAGACAACTCCAAGATTTCTTGGACCCAGGTTGAGACGGGCTCTGCAATCACGTGGAAATATCCGAGTGTAATTCTTGCCGGAGATAATTCAATAGGTGAGTTTTTCTCTGTTGCAGTTACTAACAAGCGGCAACAGGCGGATACCGGAACCAAAATGATTCATGTCGGAAAGAATACAAAGAGCACCATTATCTCAAAAGGTATTTCAGCCGGTGAATCAAATAATAGCTACAGAGGATTGGTGAAAATCAGTCCGCGTGCCGAGAATGCTCAAAATTATTCCGTTTGCGACTCCATGTTAATTGGTCAAACATGTGGTGCACATACGTTTCCCTACATCGAATCCGCAAATCCCACTGCAAAGGTTGAGCACGAAGCAACTACCAGCCGTATAGGTGAAGACCAGATATTTTACCTGCAACAAAGAGGAATGGATGAGGACGATGCCATTTCTATGGTAGTCAATGGTTTTGCCAAAGAAGTGCTAAAGGAATTGCCTATGGAATTTGCTGTTGAAGCCGACAAGCTTTTGGGTATTAAACTCGAGGGAAGCGTCGGTTAG
- a CDS encoding short chain dehydrogenase has product MKVAVIGATGTIGQAVSTLLENEGHEVIKSSRNNEPKINIDRPGSIDEFYDQIDNVDAVICAAGIANFGALQELTDQQIQRGIQSKLMGQVNLVRKGIEHLNEGGVFILTSGMLASKPWPKTSAVAMVNAGLEGFTRAAALDLPDNKRICIVSPPLISETAKKMGRDSDPWPDADKVAQTYLSTLNSDANGEVIYVPGYEY; this is encoded by the coding sequence ATGAAAGTAGCAGTTATTGGTGCCACGGGTACTATTGGACAAGCTGTTTCAACCTTATTAGAGAATGAAGGTCACGAAGTAATAAAGTCATCAAGAAATAATGAGCCTAAAATTAATATTGACAGGCCCGGTTCAATTGACGAATTCTATGATCAGATTGATAATGTTGATGCAGTGATATGTGCCGCGGGGATTGCCAATTTTGGTGCACTTCAGGAACTGACCGACCAGCAAATTCAACGGGGTATACAGAGCAAATTAATGGGTCAGGTGAATCTGGTACGTAAAGGAATTGAACACCTCAATGAAGGAGGTGTTTTTATTCTTACCAGTGGCATGCTGGCCTCTAAACCTTGGCCAAAGACATCAGCCGTGGCCATGGTGAATGCGGGCCTTGAAGGTTTTACCCGTGCAGCAGCGCTGGATTTGCCGGATAATAAACGTATATGTATTGTTTCGCCGCCTCTCATTAGTGAAACAGCAAAGAAAATGGGTAGAGATTCAGATCCATGGCCGGATGCGGATAAAGTTGCACAAACTTATTTGAGTACTCTAAACAGTGATGCCAACGGGGAGGTAATTTATGTACCCGGCTACGAATATTAG
- a CDS encoding glycogen debranching protein produces MKNTLIIIAIALLAMQCTSQYEDQSIAWLMESTESAEGKSEYLESPYVTAGDKLYMVGHQNGSFPDLGWHVEGEMGGIWNHPIKLMDGFSISVTEEDNEIVCLDDAHTFINHPTGNRHLFTYSDNINITRTQFVPDGEEGVVIELAIDNKSNRSRTLNITFNGKTELLPVWLSDSLNIKDGPDKVEWDESNQFYAAVDSLNSWHVIFGSNQENSIRSPEENTCNLDTIGRGDNAAFTNQLSVEPNATKTIQYVIAGSSDSREEALETYKYISTESKSLLTEKMNRFAELKNQSRLEIPDKDIEKMYTWMKYNTDWLIRDVEGVGRGLSAGIPDYPWWFAADNAYALQGWLATGRFEDVLSTIDLLYKLSGKVNGNGRVIHEASTNGVVYNKGNTNETPHIIYLLWKYYEWTGNKDVLERYYDRVKAGLNYLLEERDPDGNRYPNGHGMMEIRGLDTEMIDVAVYTQQALAAASKMAEVLGFETDRQRYAKLARDLEHKINEEWWVPESNSYADFRATKSETLSLIEDAIVRSDTLDKPWAVEELEKIRQQVFSDSENGVNPYVVHHNWVVNTPLEMGIADSAKAQHALETARNYTSRFGMYVTGIDRDEDREESNKWEVFSYVGAVMTLPTGVQAISEVNYGNIEESYNYLHMLENSFGYALPGSMYEVSPDYGMIVQAWNIYSVSVPIVEHYFGIKPKAFDKEIIIRPNMPDGWKNASLKDVRVGDNSIGISKVTESDSVTYIIEQEKGEWKLRLELSYRDSMQIMVNGSDVEPEIKKGLFQVSLEGENNRITIINRNN; encoded by the coding sequence ATGAAGAATACTCTCATTATTATTGCAATAGCACTTTTGGCTATGCAATGCACTTCTCAATACGAAGATCAAAGCATCGCCTGGTTGATGGAATCAACCGAGTCTGCCGAAGGCAAAAGCGAGTACCTTGAAAGCCCCTATGTTACTGCCGGGGATAAACTTTATATGGTCGGACACCAGAATGGCAGCTTTCCGGATTTGGGATGGCATGTTGAAGGAGAAATGGGTGGAATTTGGAATCATCCCATCAAGTTAATGGATGGCTTCTCAATTTCTGTGACGGAAGAGGATAATGAAATAGTGTGCCTGGATGATGCCCATACCTTTATTAACCATCCTACCGGTAATCGCCATTTATTCACATATTCCGATAATATCAATATAACCCGCACTCAGTTTGTTCCTGACGGTGAAGAAGGAGTGGTCATAGAGCTTGCTATAGACAATAAATCCAATAGATCCAGAACATTGAATATCACTTTTAACGGGAAAACTGAATTACTGCCGGTTTGGTTATCGGATAGTCTCAATATTAAAGATGGCCCGGATAAGGTGGAATGGGATGAATCAAATCAATTCTACGCGGCAGTCGACAGCCTGAATTCCTGGCATGTAATCTTTGGAAGTAATCAAGAGAACTCAATACGATCACCGGAGGAAAATACATGTAATTTAGACACAATAGGTAGAGGGGATAATGCGGCTTTTACAAATCAGCTCTCCGTAGAACCTAATGCAACGAAAACAATTCAATATGTCATTGCGGGTTCATCTGATTCTAGAGAGGAGGCTCTTGAGACGTATAAATATATTTCAACTGAATCGAAATCTCTTCTAACAGAAAAAATGAACAGGTTTGCTGAGTTGAAGAATCAGTCCAGGTTAGAAATTCCTGATAAAGATATTGAAAAGATGTATACATGGATGAAATACAACACCGATTGGCTTATTAGGGATGTAGAAGGTGTAGGAAGAGGCCTTTCAGCCGGTATTCCCGATTATCCCTGGTGGTTTGCAGCCGATAATGCTTATGCTTTGCAGGGATGGCTGGCAACCGGTCGATTTGAAGATGTTCTCTCCACCATCGATCTGCTCTATAAATTGTCGGGAAAAGTGAATGGTAATGGACGGGTCATCCATGAAGCTTCAACAAACGGGGTGGTTTATAATAAAGGGAATACTAATGAGACACCTCATATCATTTACTTACTGTGGAAGTATTACGAATGGACCGGTAACAAAGATGTATTAGAACGATATTATGATCGGGTAAAAGCAGGACTCAATTATCTTCTGGAAGAGCGTGATCCCGATGGTAATAGGTATCCTAACGGACACGGAATGATGGAAATCAGAGGTCTGGATACGGAAATGATTGATGTAGCGGTCTATACTCAACAGGCTTTGGCGGCTGCTTCAAAAATGGCAGAAGTTTTGGGTTTTGAAACTGACCGACAGAGATATGCGAAACTTGCAAGAGACCTGGAACATAAAATTAACGAAGAGTGGTGGGTGCCGGAATCCAATTCATATGCAGATTTTAGAGCCACTAAATCGGAGACCCTAAGTCTCATTGAGGATGCCATCGTCAGGTCGGATACATTGGATAAACCGTGGGCTGTTGAAGAATTAGAGAAGATTCGCCAGCAGGTTTTCAGCGATAGTGAGAACGGTGTTAACCCCTATGTGGTGCACCATAACTGGGTGGTAAATACTCCTTTGGAAATGGGTATTGCTGATTCCGCAAAAGCCCAACATGCACTGGAAACTGCCAGAAACTATACGAGCCGTTTTGGAATGTATGTGACAGGTATTGACCGTGATGAAGACAGGGAGGAGTCTAACAAATGGGAAGTATTCAGTTATGTAGGTGCAGTGATGACACTTCCAACGGGGGTTCAGGCTATTTCTGAAGTCAATTATGGGAATATTGAAGAATCATATAACTATCTCCACATGCTTGAAAACTCCTTCGGTTACGCACTTCCCGGTTCTATGTATGAGGTGAGTCCCGATTATGGTATGATTGTTCAGGCCTGGAATATCTATTCAGTGTCGGTACCCATTGTTGAACACTATTTTGGCATTAAACCCAAGGCTTTTGATAAGGAGATTATAATAAGACCAAATATGCCGGACGGCTGGAAAAATGCATCACTTAAAGATGTCAGAGTTGGTGATAATTCAATTGGAATATCCAAAGTGACAGAATCAGATTCTGTTACCTATATTATCGAACAGGAAAAAGGTGAATGGAAACTGCGCCTGGAATTGTCATACAGAGATTCTATGCAAATAATGGTGAATGGCAGTGATGTTGAACCTGAGATTAAAAAAGGTTTATTTCAGGTGTCCTTGGAAGGAGAGAATAACAGGATTACTATAATAAACAGGAATAACTAA
- a CDS encoding DinB family protein, producing MNKERVKDDFAESTKSLMNILSSVSQEKFNKKPEEGGWTVGMTVEHLIKVEYGTLKLFSGPVEKSGRNPKQKIEKIQERLLNFDTAMTAYGPIIPDEKPKDKSKALGKIQDIRQKLTGLIEIVDLEEMLPVLNTRFLDI from the coding sequence ATGAATAAAGAGCGCGTAAAAGATGATTTTGCTGAATCAACGAAGAGTTTAATGAACATATTATCATCGGTATCCCAGGAGAAATTCAATAAGAAGCCAGAGGAAGGTGGATGGACGGTAGGTATGACAGTGGAACATTTGATCAAAGTTGAATACGGTACATTAAAACTTTTTTCGGGTCCGGTGGAAAAGTCAGGAAGGAATCCAAAACAGAAAATTGAAAAGATACAGGAAAGACTTCTCAATTTTGATACCGCAATGACTGCTTATGGACCTATTATTCCTGATGAGAAACCTAAAGATAAGTCGAAAGCTCTTGGCAAGATTCAGGATATACGACAGAAATTAACCGGATTAATAGAGATTGTGGATTTAGAAGAAATGTTACCGGTTTTGAACACCCGCTTTTTGGATATTTAA